From one Terriglobales bacterium genomic stretch:
- a CDS encoding glycosyltransferase family 39 protein: protein MNPSQGRARLHEWVVVGVFCAFFFFYGLAAFGLVGADEPRYAQIAREMLARHDWVSPTLYSRVWLEKPVLYYWGAMLSYRALGVSDWAARIPVALLASLMVAALHLFIRRFRPGAQLHVVLIACSSAALLAFARAGSTDMPLAACFTMGLLAWLAWFQTQEKKWLLGFYFFTAAGMLAKGPIAPALAGLIIICFALLRWDVRLVLQTLWIPGILVFLLTAMPWYVLVQLRNPQFFSEFILRQNLARFGTNLYHHEQPFWYYLPVLLLGLLPWTVFALAAWVRVARDFFRRSAVAKDEATADDLGKFLAIWAVVPVVFFSLSQSKLPGYILPAIPAWVLLTVLYFTHQSTVKTRNYALWIVHALSVAGVAAFVLLAPAILQTHEMPSVSMLTVPLVVAAILAAGMIALGFWRGWQMMIASTLFIAVAATGVLLKTATPVIDATQSARPVARYLAGSKLPVAVFQVPREIEYGLGFYFNREIPSYDAGNVPQQEHFLVTKKDSFKELIQIMQARAAQGQGTRVRCSGESMLQPDTSFRSPVFDLYRVSSEPSCIEIFPAAGGILSGKK from the coding sequence ATGAACCCATCGCAAGGCAGAGCGCGGCTTCACGAGTGGGTCGTAGTGGGCGTATTCTGCGCCTTCTTCTTTTTTTATGGATTGGCTGCCTTTGGCCTGGTGGGCGCTGATGAGCCCCGCTACGCACAGATCGCCCGCGAGATGCTTGCACGCCACGACTGGGTATCGCCCACACTCTATAGCCGGGTCTGGCTGGAAAAGCCCGTTCTTTATTACTGGGGTGCCATGCTCAGCTATCGCGCTTTGGGAGTGAGCGACTGGGCGGCACGTATTCCGGTGGCCCTGCTTGCCTCGTTGATGGTTGCTGCTCTCCATCTCTTCATACGTCGCTTCCGCCCCGGCGCGCAGCTTCATGTTGTATTGATTGCCTGCTCCAGTGCAGCGCTATTGGCCTTTGCCCGCGCCGGTTCTACCGACATGCCGCTGGCCGCATGCTTCACCATGGGATTGCTGGCCTGGCTGGCGTGGTTCCAAACACAAGAGAAAAAGTGGCTGCTTGGGTTTTATTTTTTTACGGCCGCAGGCATGCTGGCCAAGGGACCAATAGCGCCGGCGCTGGCGGGGTTGATCATCATCTGTTTTGCGCTGTTGCGCTGGGATGTGCGTCTCGTTCTACAGACGCTATGGATTCCCGGCATTCTGGTCTTTCTTCTGACAGCAATGCCGTGGTATGTGCTGGTGCAGTTGAGGAATCCACAGTTCTTCTCGGAATTTATTTTGCGGCAGAACCTGGCGCGCTTTGGAACCAATCTCTATCATCACGAGCAGCCTTTCTGGTATTACCTTCCCGTCTTGTTGCTGGGATTGCTTCCCTGGACGGTATTTGCACTGGCGGCGTGGGTCAGGGTAGCACGGGATTTTTTTCGGAGGAGTGCAGTTGCGAAAGACGAAGCCACCGCCGATGATCTGGGAAAATTTCTGGCGATTTGGGCCGTGGTCCCAGTCGTCTTTTTTTCCCTATCGCAATCTAAGCTTCCCGGCTACATTCTGCCTGCAATTCCTGCGTGGGTCCTGTTGACGGTTTTGTATTTCACGCATCAATCCACTGTAAAGACGCGGAATTATGCCTTATGGATTGTTCATGCGCTTAGCGTGGCTGGGGTTGCAGCATTCGTTCTTTTGGCGCCTGCCATTTTGCAAACTCACGAGATGCCTTCTGTCAGTATGTTGACAGTGCCACTGGTGGTGGCCGCGATTTTAGCGGCAGGCATGATTGCGCTGGGGTTTTGGCGAGGCTGGCAGATGATGATTGCCAGCACCTTGTTTATTGCGGTGGCTGCAACCGGTGTTCTGTTAAAGACTGCAACCCCGGTGATTGACGCTACACAGTCGGCGCGTCCCGTGGCCAGGTATTTGGCCGGCAGTAAGCTGCCGGTGGCGGTCTTTCAAGTGCCGCGTGAAATTGAATACGGGCTGGGATTTTATTTTAACCGGGAGATTCCCAGCTACGATGCCGGCAACGTTCCCCAGCAAGAGCATTTTCTGGTCACAAAGAAAGACAGCTTCAAGGAACTGATACAAATCATGCAGGCGCGGGCAGCGCAGGGGCAGGGAACGCGCGTGCGCTGTTCCGGAGAGAGTATGCTGCAGCCCGATACTTCTTTTCGTTCACCCGTTTTCGATTTGTATCGTGTCTCTTCAGAGCCATCTTGCATTGAAATTTTTCCAGCAGCAGGAGGAATTCTTTCTGGTAAGAAATAA